One window of the Triticum dicoccoides isolate Atlit2015 ecotype Zavitan chromosome 3B, WEW_v2.0, whole genome shotgun sequence genome contains the following:
- the LOC119274535 gene encoding NADPH-dependent aldehyde reductase-like protein, chloroplastic, with translation MATSAITSPAAPEATLPLAGRVAIVTGASRGIGRGIATHLSSLGASLVLGYASSSQQADALAAELPRAVAVKADVSDEAGVRSLFDAAETAFGGPAHILVACAGQGIGTYPSLANTATSDFDNVFAVNTRGAFLCLREAANRLHRGGGGRIVAVSSTLAATLLPGYAAYVASKAAVEAMVRVAAKELGSARVTVNCIAPGPVATELFFDGKSEEAVERFRAGHPMGRLGEVGDIAPAVGFLCTDAAEWVNGQVIRLNGGIA, from the coding sequence ATGGCCACCTCGGCGATCACATCCCCAGCGGCGCCGGAAGCGACGCTGCCCCTGGCCGGCCGCGtggccatcgtcaccggcgcgtccCGCGGGATCGGGCGCGGCATCGCGACCCACCTGTCGTCCCTCGGCGCCAGCCTGGTCCTCGGGTACGCCTCCAGCTCTCAGCAGGCGGACGCGCTGGCCGCTGAGCTCCCGCGCGCCGTGGCGGTGAAGGCCGACGTCTCGGACGAGGCGGGCGTCCGGTCCCTCTTTGACGCCGCGGAGACCGCCTTCGGCGGCCCGGCGCACATCCTCGTGGCCTGCGCTGGCCAGGGCATCGGGACCTACCCGTCCCTCGCCAACACCGCCACCTCGGACTTCGACAACGTGTTCGCCGTGAACACCCGAGGTGCGTTTCTGTGCCTGCGCGAGGCGGCGAACCGGCTGCACCGCGGGGGCGGGGGCCGGATCGTGGCCGTGTCCTCGACGCTGGCGGCGACGCTGCTCCCCGGCTACGCGGCGTACGTGGCGTCTAAGGCGGCCGTGGAGGCGATGGTGCGGGTGGCCGCGAAGGAGCTCGGGTCGGCACGGGTGACGGTGAACTGCATCGCGCCGGGGCCGGTGGCGACGGAGCTCTTCTTCGACGGGAAGagcgaggaggcggtggagaggttCAGGGCTGGGCACCCGATGGGGCGGCTTGGGGAGGTCGGCGACATCGCGCCTGCGGTGGGGTTCCTCTGCACCGACGCGGCCGAGTGGGTGAACGGCCAGGTCATTCGGCTCAACGGCGGCATTGCTTAA